A single region of the Gemmatimonadaceae bacterium genome encodes:
- a CDS encoding class II fructose-bisphosphate aldolase, translating into MPEQLMKGAVSVEDGRVTVVNEAALASEEMDALVRHAVFGDQDTRDNARWLIWEIGQAVGVIPSSIHDLYMARGRGETGGYTVPAMNVRGMAYDTARSIFRSAIRLDAGAFICEIARSEIAYTDQRPAEYVAVLMAAALREGWRGPLFIQGDHFQVNAKKFAVDPANEVDAVKQLAREAIAAGFYNIDVDTSTLVDLSKPNLDEQQRVNYEQAADIAMFVRQQQPEGIGISLGGEIGEVGTENSTVEELHAYMHGFNATLARIAPGVEGLSKISVQSGTTHGGVVLADGTIADVHIEFGTLQRLSEVARKEYGLAGAVQHGASTLPDSAFNNFPRTETAEIHLATNFQTMLYDRLPAALRGEIYEWLKENAKDERKPSDSDEQFFYKTRKKALGPFKRRFWDLDQTVKADLAAAYDDKFTFLFTQLGIAKTAQALAKHVKPVRQHRPQPHEGMATVAAAPDDADLSD; encoded by the coding sequence ATGCCTGAACAACTGATGAAAGGCGCCGTGAGCGTCGAGGACGGCCGCGTGACGGTCGTGAACGAGGCGGCGCTCGCCTCGGAGGAGATGGATGCGCTCGTCAGGCACGCCGTATTCGGCGACCAGGACACGCGCGACAACGCGCGATGGCTGATCTGGGAGATCGGACAGGCCGTCGGCGTGATTCCGTCGTCCATTCACGATCTCTACATGGCCAGAGGCCGCGGCGAGACGGGCGGCTACACCGTTCCCGCCATGAACGTGCGCGGAATGGCCTACGACACGGCGCGGTCCATTTTCCGGTCGGCGATCAGGCTCGACGCGGGTGCATTCATTTGCGAGATCGCGCGGTCGGAGATTGCGTACACCGATCAGCGTCCGGCGGAATATGTGGCGGTGCTGATGGCCGCGGCGCTGCGTGAGGGCTGGCGCGGGCCGCTCTTCATCCAGGGCGACCACTTCCAGGTGAATGCGAAGAAGTTCGCAGTTGACCCGGCGAACGAGGTGGACGCCGTGAAGCAGCTCGCGCGGGAGGCGATCGCGGCGGGCTTCTACAACATTGATGTGGACACTTCCACGCTGGTGGACCTGTCGAAGCCCAATCTCGACGAGCAGCAGCGGGTGAACTACGAACAGGCCGCCGACATCGCGATGTTCGTGCGGCAGCAGCAGCCGGAAGGCATCGGTATCTCGCTGGGCGGGGAGATCGGAGAAGTGGGGACGGAGAACAGCACCGTCGAGGAGCTCCATGCATACATGCATGGGTTCAATGCGACGCTGGCTCGCATCGCTCCGGGTGTCGAAGGGCTCTCCAAGATCAGCGTGCAGTCGGGAACGACGCACGGCGGCGTGGTTCTGGCCGATGGCACCATCGCCGACGTCCACATTGAATTCGGCACATTGCAACGATTGTCGGAAGTTGCGCGGAAGGAATACGGCCTGGCCGGAGCGGTACAGCACGGCGCATCCACGCTGCCCGATTCCGCATTCAACAATTTTCCGCGCACCGAGACAGCGGAGATCCATCTCGCCACCAACTTTCAGACGATGCTCTACGATCGCCTGCCGGCGGCGCTTCGGGGCGAGATCTACGAGTGGCTGAAGGAAAACGCCAAGGATGAGCGGAAGCCGTCGGATTCCGACGAGCAGTTCTTCTACAAGACGCGGAAGAAAGCACTGGGCCCGTTCAAGAGGCGGTTCTGGGATCTGGACCAGACCGTCAAGGCCGATCTCGCGGCCGCGTACGACGACAAGTTCACGTTCCTGTTCACGCAGCTCGGCATCGCGAAGACGGCGCAGGCCCTGGCAAAGCACGTCAAGCCGGTGCGGCAGCACCGTCCTCAGCCCCACGAGGGCATGGCGACGGTTGCCGCGGCCCCGGACGATGCCGACCTGAGTGACTGA